A stretch of the Sphingosinithalassobacter tenebrarum genome encodes the following:
- a CDS encoding SEL1-like repeat protein, whose product MGNSLKSARFLIESRLRDAATGNAQACYDLGIVYSSGSDGVDIDLIEAHKWFNLAAMSGNEHAQECRAEIAEDMSAREIIEAQKAARAWIGATSRRVA is encoded by the coding sequence ATGGGCAACAGCCTCAAGAGCGCGCGTTTCCTGATCGAAAGTCGGCTGCGGGATGCGGCCACGGGAAATGCGCAAGCCTGTTACGATTTGGGTATCGTGTATTCGAGCGGTTCGGACGGAGTCGATATCGACCTGATCGAAGCGCATAAATGGTTCAATCTGGCAGCCATGTCGGGCAACGAACATGCGCAGGAATGCCGCGCGGAAATTGCCGAGGACATGAGCGCCCGCGAAATCATCGAGGCGCAGAAGGCCGCACGGGCCTGGATCGGCGCGACGAGCCGCCGGGTGGCGTAA
- the panC gene encoding pantoate--beta-alanine ligase, whose amino-acid sequence MQTIRQLDALRESVRGFRAAGERIVLVPTMGALHAGHMALVDTARRHGDRVVVSIFVNPRQFAPGEDFSRYPRQEHRDARMLSEAGVDLLWMPPAEVMYPADFATSIVMSGVSEPLEGAHRPGHFDGVATVVAKLLNQVQPDAAIFGEKDFQQLAVIRRMVADLDMPVTIIGMLTQREDDGLAMSSRNGYLVEEDRKAAVAMPRALGVAERAISEGRDPQAALEQAREILTAAGFEIDYVALVDSETLGEPVAGKPRRLLAAAKIHGTRLIDNVPVNGDG is encoded by the coding sequence GTGCAAACCATTCGCCAACTCGATGCACTGCGCGAAAGCGTGCGTGGCTTTCGTGCCGCAGGCGAGCGAATCGTGCTCGTTCCGACGATGGGAGCGCTGCACGCCGGGCACATGGCGCTGGTCGACACTGCCAGGCGGCATGGCGACCGCGTGGTCGTCTCGATTTTCGTCAACCCCAGGCAATTCGCTCCGGGTGAGGATTTCAGCCGCTATCCGCGCCAGGAACATCGTGACGCCCGGATGCTGTCGGAAGCTGGCGTGGACCTGCTCTGGATGCCGCCCGCTGAAGTGATGTATCCCGCCGACTTCGCTACCAGCATCGTCATGTCGGGCGTCAGCGAGCCGCTTGAAGGCGCGCACCGGCCGGGGCATTTCGACGGCGTGGCGACCGTGGTGGCCAAGCTGCTCAATCAGGTCCAGCCCGATGCCGCGATCTTCGGCGAAAAGGATTTCCAGCAACTGGCGGTGATCCGCCGCATGGTCGCCGATCTGGACATGCCGGTCACGATCATCGGCATGCTCACCCAGCGCGAGGACGACGGTCTCGCCATGTCGTCGCGCAACGGATATCTGGTCGAGGAGGATCGCAAGGCCGCCGTCGCGATGCCGCGTGCACTGGGCGTCGCCGAGCGTGCGATCAGCGAAGGACGCGATCCGCAGGCTGCGCTGGAGCAGGCACGCGAGATCCTGACCGCCGCCGGATTCGAGATCGATTATGTCGCCCTGGTGGATTCGGAGACCCTGGGCGAACCCGTAGCGGGAAAACCCCGCCGCCTGCTCGCAGCCGCCAAAATCCACGGAACTCGGCTGATCGACAACGTCCCGGTAAACGGGGACGGTTAA
- a CDS encoding division plane positioning ATPase MipZ, whose translation MSDAAHRLHVVVFANEKGGTGKSTTAVHVAIALAAKGARVACFDLDHRQRTMGRYLDNRLATIQRTGRELPMPKYETHDGETMAKFSASLDRLSMDVDFLVIDTPGRDDKFARIAVTNADTLVTPMNDSFVDFDLIGQVDPETFRVKRPSFYSELIWESRKRRAKADGETIDWVVLRNRMQHIEARNMKRVSDAIDQLSKRVGFRVISGLSERVIYRELFPQGLTMLDSREFGEMGLAHVAARQELREMMAGLALPEPALPLFA comes from the coding sequence TTGTCTGACGCAGCGCATCGACTGCACGTCGTTGTCTTCGCCAACGAAAAGGGCGGTACCGGCAAATCCACCACCGCGGTCCATGTCGCGATCGCGCTGGCGGCCAAGGGCGCGCGAGTCGCGTGCTTCGATCTCGACCATCGCCAACGCACGATGGGGCGCTATCTCGACAATCGCCTCGCGACCATCCAGCGCACGGGGCGCGAGCTGCCGATGCCGAAATACGAAACCCATGACGGCGAGACGATGGCGAAATTCTCCGCATCGCTCGACCGGTTGAGCATGGATGTCGATTTCCTGGTGATCGACACGCCCGGCCGCGACGACAAGTTCGCGCGTATCGCCGTCACCAACGCCGATACGCTGGTGACGCCGATGAACGACAGTTTTGTCGATTTCGACCTGATCGGCCAAGTCGATCCCGAAACCTTCCGGGTTAAGCGCCCCAGCTTCTATTCCGAGCTGATCTGGGAATCGCGCAAGCGCCGCGCCAAGGCCGATGGCGAGACGATCGACTGGGTCGTGCTGCGCAATCGCATGCAGCATATCGAGGCACGCAACATGAAGCGCGTTTCCGACGCGATCGACCAGCTTTCCAAGCGCGTCGGCTTTCGCGTGATTTCGGGCCTTTCCGAGCGCGTCATCTATCGCGAGCTTTTCCCGCAGGGGCTGACGATGCTCGACAGCCGCGAATTCGGCGAGATGGGCCTGGCTCATGTCGCCGCGCGGCAGGAACTGCGCGAGATGATGGCGGGGCTGGCGCTGCCCGAACCGGCGCTGCCGCTGTTCGCATGA
- a CDS encoding J domain-containing protein — protein MIWKFLTAVAVVYFSWRLWHGRRRLPGSPIPAEPRGGPARGSSAEARALLGVSAGADAETVRTAHRKLIARVHPDHGGNAELTRQVNAARDLLLQELEGSSARH, from the coding sequence GTGATCTGGAAATTCCTTACCGCCGTTGCAGTCGTCTATTTCAGCTGGCGGCTGTGGCATGGGCGCAGGCGATTGCCCGGTTCGCCGATCCCAGCCGAGCCCCGCGGCGGCCCGGCGCGCGGTTCCAGCGCCGAAGCGCGCGCGCTGCTCGGCGTGTCTGCCGGCGCGGATGCCGAAACCGTTCGCACCGCGCACCGCAAGCTGATCGCGCGGGTCCATCCCGATCACGGCGGTAACGCCGAACTGACGCGGCAGGTAAACGCGGCGCGTGACTTGCTGTTGCAAGAATTGGAGGGCAGCAGCGCGCGGCATTGA
- the pgmG gene encoding phosphoglucomutase/phosphomannomutase PgmG has product MTHQFDPTSLREYDIRGIVGKTLGPDDARAIGRGFATLLRREGGHRVAVGRDGRASSPEMEAALVEGLTASGCDVVRVGLGPTPMLYYAEATLEVDGGIQITGSHNPADYNGFKMVFQHRPFFGDDIQKLGTLAASGDWYEGEGKVTDADIMEAYVGRLLAGYAGGAFRIGWDAGNGAAGPVIEKLVKLLPGEHYTLFTDVDGNFPNHHPDPTDEKNLADLKALVAEKQLDFGLAFDGDGDRIGAIDGEGRVIWGDQLLSILAEPVLKIVPGAPIIADVKASQMLFDRIAELGGEPIMWKTGHSLIKTKMKETGAPLAGEMSGHIFFAQDYYGYDDAQYAAVRLIQAVHVIGKSLTEIRGSMPEFFNTPEMRFQVDESRKFAIVDEVLARLKEEGADVNGTDGARVNTPDGWWLLRASNTQDVLVARAEAKTQEGLDRLMALLDAQLAQSGVERGESIGH; this is encoded by the coding sequence ATGACGCACCAGTTCGATCCCACATCGCTTCGTGAATATGACATCCGCGGAATTGTCGGGAAGACGCTGGGTCCAGACGATGCCCGAGCGATCGGGCGCGGTTTCGCCACGCTGTTGCGTCGCGAGGGTGGACATCGCGTGGCCGTCGGCCGCGACGGTCGCGCTTCCTCGCCGGAAATGGAAGCGGCGCTGGTCGAGGGGCTGACTGCTTCGGGCTGCGACGTGGTGCGCGTCGGCCTCGGCCCGACGCCGATGCTCTATTATGCCGAAGCGACGCTAGAAGTGGATGGCGGCATTCAGATAACCGGCAGCCACAATCCCGCCGACTATAATGGCTTCAAGATGGTGTTTCAGCACCGTCCCTTTTTCGGCGACGATATTCAGAAGCTGGGCACGCTTGCCGCCAGCGGCGATTGGTACGAAGGCGAAGGCAAGGTCACCGACGCCGACATCATGGAGGCCTATGTCGGCCGGCTGCTCGCCGGCTATGCGGGCGGTGCGTTCCGCATCGGCTGGGACGCGGGCAACGGCGCCGCCGGGCCGGTGATCGAGAAGCTCGTCAAGCTGCTCCCGGGTGAGCATTACACGCTCTTCACCGATGTGGACGGCAATTTCCCCAACCATCATCCCGATCCTACCGATGAGAAGAACCTTGCCGATCTGAAGGCGCTGGTCGCGGAAAAGCAGCTCGATTTCGGACTGGCGTTCGATGGCGATGGCGATCGGATCGGCGCAATCGACGGCGAGGGTCGCGTGATCTGGGGCGATCAGCTTCTCTCCATTTTGGCCGAGCCCGTGCTGAAAATCGTGCCCGGCGCACCGATCATCGCTGATGTGAAGGCCAGCCAGATGCTGTTTGACCGTATCGCCGAACTGGGCGGCGAGCCGATCATGTGGAAAACCGGGCACAGCCTGATCAAGACGAAGATGAAGGAAACCGGTGCGCCGCTTGCCGGCGAAATGAGCGGCCACATCTTTTTCGCGCAGGACTATTACGGGTATGACGACGCGCAGTATGCAGCGGTGCGCCTGATCCAGGCGGTGCATGTCATCGGCAAGTCGCTCACCGAAATCCGCGGCAGTATGCCTGAATTCTTCAACACCCCCGAAATGCGCTTCCAGGTCGATGAGAGCCGCAAGTTCGCGATCGTCGATGAAGTGCTCGCGCGGCTTAAGGAGGAAGGCGCCGATGTGAACGGAACCGACGGCGCGCGCGTCAACACGCCCGACGGCTGGTGGCTGCTGCGCGCGTCGAACACGCAGGACGTGCTTGTCGCCCGCGCCGAGGCGAAGACTCAGGAAGGCCTCGATCGGCTGATGGCGCTGCTCGACGCACAGCTTGCCCAGAGCGGTGTCGAACGTGGGGAGAGCATCGGGCACTGA
- a CDS encoding exonuclease domain-containing protein produces MHQSREIVRVIDLETTGSAPPAHAVIEIGWQDVALGEDGRWDLYEEGGSTLVNPGRPIPPLTQAVHHILDEQVAEAPWWHDVARQALDPWPRRVALAAHRADFEQQYCTPALTRGADWICTWKCALRLWPESAGFSNQYLRYWRRPEGMEHERGLPAHRAFPDAYVTAFHLRDMLNEAPLAQLIEWSSLPGLLPRVNHGPDRGKDWAELEEETLVAFLGDRSEDVRYTAEQELERRHGSGPGARTAAERLLL; encoded by the coding sequence ATGCACCAGTCGCGCGAGATTGTCCGAGTCATCGATCTTGAAACCACCGGATCGGCGCCTCCCGCCCATGCCGTGATCGAGATCGGCTGGCAGGACGTGGCGCTGGGCGAGGACGGGCGCTGGGATCTTTACGAGGAGGGCGGCTCTACGCTCGTCAATCCGGGGCGCCCCATCCCGCCGCTGACTCAGGCGGTCCATCATATCCTCGACGAGCAGGTCGCCGAGGCGCCCTGGTGGCATGATGTCGCGCGACAGGCGCTCGATCCCTGGCCGCGCCGCGTCGCGCTTGCCGCGCATCGCGCCGATTTCGAACAGCAATATTGCACCCCCGCGCTGACCCGCGGTGCCGACTGGATCTGCACCTGGAAATGTGCGCTGCGGCTGTGGCCCGAATCGGCGGGCTTTTCGAATCAGTATCTGCGCTATTGGCGCAGGCCCGAGGGGATGGAACATGAGCGCGGGCTGCCCGCGCACCGCGCCTTTCCCGATGCCTATGTGACGGCTTTTCATCTGCGCGACATGCTCAATGAAGCGCCGCTGGCGCAGCTGATCGAATGGTCGTCGCTGCCGGGCCTACTGCCGCGCGTCAATCATGGTCCCGATCGCGGGAAGGACTGGGCTGAACTCGAGGAGGAAACGCTGGTCGCCTTTCTGGGCGATCGCAGCGAAGACGTCCGCTATACTGCCGAGCAGGAGTTGGAACGCCGCCACGGTTCGGGCCCCGGTGCACGGACTGCCGCGGAGCGCCTGCTGCTCTGA
- a CDS encoding TraB/GumN family protein — MVLKTMFRASAALALAMLPVQGFAQEAEPVAATAPAAAPTATQDADPALWVLRDADTTIYLFGTVHFLKPGLSWFDEAVREAFDRSDELVLEMVQPDKSEMTAKVVEYAVATSGPSLREKLSDDYRETLETVLDDLGQPKQSFDRVEPWFATMTLAVLPLVIKYGYDPESGAEYVLTETATREGKTISGLETVDQQLGFFDSIPEALQIAYLEALLDNYADLGTSLEKVVRQWAAGNSGNLGALMNENMRETPGIASWLLVKRNQNWANWIDDRMDRPGTVFVAVGAGHLAGDDSVQNFLSREHGLTATRVEY; from the coding sequence ATGGTACTCAAGACGATGTTCCGCGCGAGTGCCGCCCTGGCGCTGGCGATGCTCCCGGTTCAGGGGTTTGCGCAAGAAGCCGAGCCCGTGGCGGCCACCGCGCCGGCAGCCGCACCGACGGCCACGCAGGATGCCGACCCCGCGCTCTGGGTGCTGCGCGACGCGGATACCACCATCTATCTTTTCGGCACCGTCCATTTCCTCAAGCCCGGCCTGAGCTGGTTCGACGAAGCCGTGCGCGAGGCATTTGACCGCAGCGACGAGCTGGTGCTCGAAATGGTCCAGCCCGACAAAAGCGAAATGACTGCCAAGGTGGTCGAATATGCGGTTGCGACGAGCGGGCCGTCGCTGCGCGAAAAGCTGTCGGACGACTATCGCGAGACGCTCGAAACGGTCCTGGACGATCTCGGGCAGCCGAAGCAGAGCTTCGATCGCGTCGAACCCTGGTTCGCGACGATGACGCTGGCGGTGCTGCCGCTGGTGATCAAATACGGCTATGACCCTGAAAGCGGCGCCGAATATGTGCTGACCGAGACGGCGACGCGCGAAGGCAAGACGATCTCGGGTCTCGAAACGGTCGATCAGCAGCTGGGATTCTTCGATTCGATACCCGAAGCGCTGCAAATCGCGTATCTTGAGGCGCTTCTCGACAATTATGCCGATCTTGGTACGTCGCTGGAAAAGGTCGTCCGGCAATGGGCCGCGGGCAATTCCGGCAACCTCGGCGCGCTGATGAACGAGAATATGCGCGAGACGCCTGGCATCGCGTCGTGGCTGCTCGTCAAACGCAACCAGAACTGGGCGAACTGGATCGACGATCGCATGGACCGGCCCGGCACGGTTTTCGTGGCGGTTGGCGCTGGGCACCTTGCCGGGGACGACAGCGTACAGAACTTCCTGTCCCGCGAACATGGACTGACCGCGACGCGCGTCGAATATTGA
- a CDS encoding NAD(P)/FAD-dependent oxidoreductase produces the protein MKKFDVIIVGAGHGGAQAAIALRQNKFEGSVAMIGDEPDLPYERPPLSKEYLQGEKPLERLLIRTENFWEERDITMLLGQRVASVDPQAHTVTTEAGETYGYGKLVWATGGSPRRLVCEGHHLTGLHTVRTRADADRMMSELPNVQQAVVIGGGYIGLEAAAVLTKFDKKVVLLEALDRVLARVAGEPLSRFFEEEHRSHGVDVRLGAKVDCILGDSHVTGVRMADGEVIPCEMVIVGIGIIPPVEPLIAAGATGGNGVDVDAKGQTSLPDIYAIGDCARHPNRFADGDTIRLESVQNANDQATVVAKNIAGLDASYDSVPWFWSNQYDIKLQTVGLSIGFDQAVLRGDPATRSFSVVYLKNGHVIALDCVNATKDYVQGRKLVLERAEVAPERLADTDTPLKEMLG, from the coding sequence ATGAAGAAATTCGACGTCATCATCGTCGGCGCCGGGCATGGCGGCGCCCAGGCAGCGATCGCGCTGCGGCAGAACAAGTTTGAAGGCAGCGTCGCGATGATCGGCGACGAACCCGACCTGCCCTATGAGCGCCCGCCGCTTTCCAAGGAGTATCTGCAGGGCGAAAAGCCGCTCGAACGGCTGCTGATCCGCACCGAAAATTTCTGGGAAGAGCGCGACATCACGATGCTGCTCGGCCAGCGCGTCGCCAGCGTCGACCCGCAGGCGCACACCGTGACGACCGAAGCCGGCGAGACCTATGGCTATGGCAAGCTGGTCTGGGCGACCGGCGGATCGCCGCGCCGCCTGGTCTGCGAAGGGCATCATCTGACCGGCCTCCACACGGTGCGTACGCGTGCGGACGCGGACCGGATGATGAGCGAGCTGCCCAATGTGCAGCAGGCGGTGGTGATCGGCGGCGGCTATATCGGGCTCGAAGCGGCCGCCGTCCTCACCAAGTTCGACAAGAAAGTGGTGCTGCTCGAAGCGCTCGATCGCGTGCTGGCGCGCGTCGCCGGCGAACCGCTCTCGCGCTTCTTCGAGGAGGAACATCGGTCTCACGGCGTCGATGTGCGCCTCGGCGCCAAGGTCGACTGCATCCTCGGCGACAGCCATGTCACCGGCGTCCGCATGGCCGACGGCGAAGTCATCCCGTGCGAAATGGTGATCGTCGGGATCGGCATCATTCCCCCGGTCGAACCACTGATCGCGGCGGGTGCGACGGGCGGCAATGGCGTCGATGTCGACGCGAAGGGCCAAACCAGCCTGCCCGATATCTATGCTATCGGCGATTGCGCGCGGCATCCCAACCGCTTCGCCGACGGCGACACGATCCGCCTCGAATCGGTGCAGAACGCCAACGACCAGGCGACCGTCGTCGCCAAGAACATCGCCGGGCTCGATGCGAGCTATGACTCGGTACCCTGGTTCTGGTCGAATCAGTACGACATCAAGCTGCAGACGGTGGGGCTCTCGATCGGCTTCGACCAGGCGGTGCTGCGCGGCGATCCGGCCACCCGCAGCTTCTCGGTCGTCTATTTGAAGAACGGCCATGTCATCGCGCTCGATTGCGTCAATGCGACCAAGGATTATGTCCAGGGCCGCAAGCTGGTGCTCGAACGCGCCGAAGTGGCGCCCGAGCGGCTGGCCGACACCGATACGCCGCTCAAGGAAATGCTCGGCTGA
- a CDS encoding cupin domain-containing protein produces MPSLFTHPAHLGLGAAITAQPEITGMEWYAAYAERTAADGAEGRLVSLHNFTESWDSWEMHPEGEEMVICVEGGLTLHQELADGTTNRITLDRGDYAINPRGTWHTADIDGDSATALFITSGQGTQHRPR; encoded by the coding sequence ATGCCGTCGCTGTTCACCCATCCCGCGCATCTCGGCCTCGGCGCCGCGATCACCGCCCAGCCCGAAATTACCGGGATGGAATGGTATGCCGCCTATGCCGAACGCACTGCGGCGGACGGCGCCGAAGGTCGGCTCGTCAGCCTCCACAACTTCACGGAGAGCTGGGATTCGTGGGAAATGCATCCCGAGGGCGAGGAAATGGTGATCTGTGTCGAGGGCGGCCTGACGCTGCATCAGGAACTGGCTGACGGCACGACCAACCGCATCACGCTCGATCGCGGCGATTATGCGATCAATCCGCGCGGGACATGGCACACCGCCGATATCGACGGCGATTCGGCAACCGCGCTGTTCATCACGTCCGGTCAGGGGACTCAGCATCGTCCGCGCTGA